One region of bacterium genomic DNA includes:
- a CDS encoding MarR family transcriptional regulator, with translation MTTDVAHQCAVTVMETLRQIMPTVRPEKSKRGPDELSFIQFHALMSIKRHEGLSLSQAAEHLGATISTASKIIDGLVERGMVFRTTADEDRRKLMLKLTPSGERAVEEIHLKTIANLTGKLETLSPSECAMVELAMGILRSTLISSDQPIRKSE, from the coding sequence ATGACAACTGATGTTGCGCATCAATGTGCTGTAACGGTGATGGAAACATTAAGGCAGATCATGCCTACTGTTCGACCGGAGAAGAGCAAGCGTGGACCGGATGAATTATCATTCATCCAATTCCACGCCCTCATGTCGATAAAGCGGCATGAGGGGCTATCGCTATCGCAAGCGGCTGAGCATCTTGGAGCGACTATCTCTACCGCTTCGAAAATAATCGATGGGCTTGTTGAACGCGGAATGGTTTTCAGGACGACCGCAGATGAGGACCGGAGAAAATTAATGCTGAAATTGACACCTAGCGGAGAACGTGCAGTGGAAGAGATTCACCTCAAAACAATCGCCAATCTGACAGGAAAGTTGGAAACGCTCAGCCCAAGCGAATGTGCGATGGTGGAACTAGCCATGGGTATCTTGCGCTCAACCCTTATCTCTAGCGATCAACCTATACGAAAGAGTGAGTAA